A segment of the Vallitalea okinawensis genome:
TTATAGGGGAGTAGGGGTACAATGGGATCCATCGGATCCAACTATCCGTGATTATACCGCTGAAGAGTGGCAGATGATTACTGAAAGGCTTGATTTTATGAAACCACCAATCGTAAGGAGCATATTTCAAGCTAGGTGGTATGCAAGACCTTCTACAACTACAAGCAGCAGTATCGAATACTACTGGGAGAATGAAGATGCTGAGGGGAATAACTCAACCTGGTTAGGAGAAGATGGTCAAGTAAGCAATGAGATGAAGAGAATGTATGCTATCTTGGATTATTGTCAAGCCAATGATATTGAGGTAATCTTTGGCGAATGGGCAAAGTCAGATCAATACCCGCTGGAAATGACTTCAACGACTGATCCAAAGTGGGCAGAGATGATAGTGGAGTGTCTAGATTACCTGATTAATGTAAAAGGTTATACTTGTATAAAATACTATAACTTCATCAATGAACCTAATTGGGATTGGGGTATATCTGATGATGAGGGCAGTGACAAATGGTCTATTTGGGCCATAGGTGTTACACAACTTCATAACAAAATGCTAGAAAGAGGATTAGGTGATCAAGTTAAGATCATAGGTCCTGATACCACTGGTGGTGATAATTGGATTGATTTAGTTGCACAAAACTTAGGACATATAGTAGATACTTATGATGTTCACAAGTACGCTTCTTTTAATGATGTGTTAAGCGGTGGTATTGAAGAAGCTGTAGCAGCTAAAAAAGAGGACTATCAAACAAAGGACCCTTATGGTGGTGAAAACAAACAATATATTATGGGGGAAGCTGGTTTAACAGATGGTAAGACAGAAAATGATCAGCAACCTAATGTACGAGAATTCATTTATGGTGTGCATATGTCAGATTATACCATCCAAACCATGAGAGGTGGTCAAGCTGGGATTATTATGTGGGATTTAGATGATTCCATGCACCGTAAAGATGCCTACGATGAAAACTCACCATTAAAAGTATGGGGGTTTTGGAACTCACTATCGGAATATAATGAGCAAGATTTAAGGCCTTGGTTTTATCCAATATCTTTAATGGCTAACTATTTTCCAAGAGGATCAGAGATTTTATATACCACTAAATCAGGCGATAGTTATGTAAGAGCTACTGCAGCGAAAATTGCAGATGGCAATGGAAAATATGATTTAAGTTTTGCTGTAGTTAACAACCAAGATGAAAGTAGAAAAATCAATTTGATGGTTCCGGCAGCAGAAGAGGTGGTAACCTTCAATGTCTATCAATATTATGATGGTGACATGAAAACCAATGCAGAAGGTTATCCAGTTGTTAGTGAAACAGTCACAAACGTGGATTTAGCCAATGGTTACGAAATAACCATGCCTAGCAGAGGTACAGTTATTCTCACAACACTGGAAGGTGGTTCATCTATTTCACTAGATCCTACAGCAGAAATTCCTGACATACCTGATGAAGCATCCATGAAGGATTATCGTTATAGCATTTCAGATGATTTGGCAGATTGGAGTAAAGTTGAATCTCATTCTGATGGCTGGGCATTTGATAATGGAAACGTACAATATTTTGAAGGTGATTCAACAAGGATTAAGAGAACCTGGGATGCTGAGCAAGATGTAGTCTATAAGCTGGAAGATATCAACGACTTTACAGCAAGAGTGTATTATGATCCTGGTGTCATCGCTTTTGATAACACAGTTAAATTCTATTCTTCACCAGATGGCATGACATGGTCAGAGCTTGCAATAACAATGGATACGCCATTGAATACAGGTGATGGATGGCATCGAGTGAATTTTAAACCAGCTGCAGGTGTACCAGAGGGGACAGGGTATTTAAAAATTCTATTCCTTCCAGATGGTGATAGTGGTAATGATAGTAACTCATGGACACCACAGCTAGCTTATGTGAATATTACAAGGGAAGTATTGAAGGATGACATTGAAAATTATGATAAAATGTATGACCATGGGTCCTTTATGTTTGATGATTCAAATGCTCATTATTTTCATGGAGATACAACTAGGATAAAAAGAGCGGAAGATAGTGATCAAAGTGTTATCTATCGTATGAAAGATATGGGAGATTTCAAGATAAGGGTATACTATGAGAATTATATTGACGGGAAAGTGAAATTTGAGGTGTCTTCAGATGGAGAATCATGGACAGATCTTAAGACTCAGCATGGAGAAGAAGAATTTGCAGCCGAAATATGGTATGGTACAACTTTTACACCTGATGAATCATTGCCAATAGACACAAACTATCTAAAAATAACTTTTCTAACAGATGGTAACCCTTGGCAACCTCAGTTGACCGATGTCATGATTATACCAGCAAGAATGATTAATGATCAATTGTACGATACAAGTCAATTATATGCTTATTCTGATGGCTGGCAAGTTGATCAAGAGAATACACATCTCTTTGATGACGATGAAGCAAGGTTAAAGAGAGGCTGGGATGGATCGGAAGAAGTTATCTACAATTTAGCTAATCTATCCAGCTTTAAAGCAAGAGTATACTTTGATCCAGATGTTGTGGGTATTGATGATACCGTAAAAATATATACCTCATCAGATGCTGTAACATGGTCAGAATTAGGTGTTGACCATGATGAACCTACTAGCACCAGTGATAATTGGTATAAAACTAACTATACACCAGCAGAGTCTATTCCAGAAGGTTCTAATTTCTTAAAGATTGAATTTTATGGAGATGGAAGTAAAGAAGGTAATGCGTGGTCACCTCAATTAGGTGAGGTAAAAGTCATATCAGGTGAAACAGAAGATCATACACCACCAACAATACCGACAAACCTGAATGCAACCTATGGAGCCACACATGTTGACCTGACTTGGGATCCTTCAACTGATAATATTGAACTAAAAGAATACCGTATTTACGATGGTGATGAGCAAGTTGCAACGTCTACAGAACCATCTATTAAAATTGAAAACTTGAAGCCTGAATCTGAACATGCCTATACAGTCAAAGCTGTAGATGCATCTGGTAATATCTCTGATGCAAGTGAAATAGTTAGGGTTACAATGCGTAACTTGGTATCTATAGATGAAGTAGAATTTATGGATTACAAAGGAAATATTGTGGACAGTCTAGAACATTTGGAATTTGTACGAGCCGAAATTAAAATAACGAATAACAATTTTTATGATACATCAGCAACGACGATATTAGCTTTATATAATACTAAAAACCAATTAGAGAGAATTTCTTTCATTGAAAAAGAATTAAAGGTTGGAGAGACACTTTCAATGAATGCTGGATTCGATTTACCTCAAAATACTAAAGGATATAAAGTAAAAGCTTTTGTATGGGATAGTTTAATGAATATGGAGCCATTGAGTTATACCTATGAAATAACAAATAACTAAGTATAAGGCCCTCTATTACAATATAGAGGGTCTGCCATACAAAAATTACTGTATAGAAAGGATAAGAGGTCTGAAGATGAATACTTTTAAGAGGTATATAAATAAAATTCTAATATTGGTACTAACATGTAGTATATTAATAGCTTATAGCACAGAGATTCAAGCATCTACGGGGAGTGGGACATTGAGTGATACAAATATTAAATACTTTGGTCGTTGGGATTATAGCGATGGGCAAGTCTTTAGAAACTATTGGGGTGGTGCCTACTTCAAAGTTAATTTTACTGGCACAACAGTTCAGATTCAATTAGCAAGTGAAGTTGATTTATATATCAATATTGATGGGAATGCATCCTATATCGATGATGCCAATGGTACCGTCAACTTAACCCCTGAACCTCTTTCATCAGGAGAACATACATTAATGGTTGCATCAAGATACCATGATGATCTCTTTGAATTTAAAGGGTTAATACTCGATGCAAATGCAACTACTATTGCTTCTGATGTTAGCTCCACGATCATTGAATTTGCAGGTGATTCCATTACTGCTGGATACAAGCTCTCCCAACAAGCCATATCCGATTATGCATGGTTAACTGCAGAGCAGCTTGGGTACGAGCATACTCAAATAGCTTTTTCTGGTATTAATCTGGAAGATGATTGGTCTGCCAGCTATGTGGAATCAAAGATTGGACTAAGTAAGCAATTCTTTAAGCTAGAAAACGCTTATTATCAAGACGCAAGAGACTGGGATTTCAATCTTTATCAACCTAAGATGGTTGTCGTAAATATTGGTACAAACGATCATTTTATGAATGTACCAGAATCAACATTTGAAAGTACTTACATTACTTTCCTTGAAAATATCCGTCGTCAATATGGAAAAGCTGAAATTTTAGTGTTGAGACCTTTTGGTGGATATATGGAAGATTCTACTTTAAAAGCAGTTAATGCGCGATTAAGCTCAGGTGATCTTAAAGTGCATTATATTGATACCACTGGTTGGCTTGATAGTAGTGATTTTCCAGCAGATGATTATGTCCATCCGACAGATAATGCTCATATTAAAATAGCTAATCAGCTTGCACCCGTTATTGAATCTTTTTTATTAAAAGAACCTGGAGAAGAAGAAAGTAATATCTTATCTACCAATACAAAGGTATTAAGTAATGGACAAGTACTTATATCAGGAAGACTAGCAACTGGGGTAGGACAGATGGTCACAGTGAAAGTGCTGAATCCCAATGATGGTATTGAATACTTGGATCAAACCTTGACAAATGAAGGTGGTAGTTTTGAATTTGCTTATCAGAATCCGGCTATGAACAACGGTGCTATCTATACTGTTGAAATAAGTGCTTATGGAGAATCAAAGCCCATTACCACAACCTTTCAATTTCAAAGAGGCTCCAGTAGTATTGGAGATGACGACGATGATGAGAATGAAAAGAAAGATAAGCAGAAAATTTCATCAGGTCAGTCAGAAATGACCTTACCTCATCCTACATTTGATGCTTCAAAAGGAGTGGCTAAGGTAGATGTTAGTACAGAAATAATAAAAGATGCATTTGATGCAGCAGAAGCTGATAAGTATGGTATCAAGAAAATAAAATTAGAAATACCAAAGGTGAGTGAGGCTGAAACATATTTGGTAGAGCTACCAGGTGATGAACTTATTTCAGGGACATCTTTTGAAGTGCTACAACTAAAAACTAATATTGGTACTGTTACAGTGCCAACTAATATGATGGAAGGTATTATCAAACATGCCGATAGTATCACCATAGCTATTGATCAATCAGGTAAAGACAATATCAGCCCCCAAGTGATGAGTAAAATAGGTGACCGACCTATTGTTAATATTGATGTAGAAGTGGATGGTAATAAGGTAAGTTGGCAAAACGAAAAGGCTCCCATTGAGATTGCGATACCATACATCCCAACAGAAACAGAATTAATAAATCCTGAGCATATTCTTATTTACTATATCACTGAAGATGGGAATGAAGTGCCTATAAGAAGTGGGAAATATGATGATGCTTCAGGTACGGTTACCTTTAAAACCAACCATTTAAGTAAGTTTGCAGTGGCTTATGTTATGAAGACTTTTAATGATGTATCTGATTATCCATGGGTAAAGCGGGAAATAGAAGTATTAGCTTCAAGGGGTATTATTAATGGTACATCGGAAGTGACATTTGCACCATCAGAAAACATTAAAAGAGCAGATTTTATTTGTTTGCTTGTCAGTGCATTGGAACTGGATGCAGATGTGAACGATAATTTTTCTGATGTGAAACAATCGGATTATTATTATAGGGCTGTTGGAATTGCAAAAAAATTGGGTATCACTTCTGGAATTGGAGATAATAAGTTTAATCCTGAGGCAAGTATAATGAGACAGGATATGATGGTACTCACTTCAAGGGCTTTAAAGGTAGCTGGTATCACTTTAGACAATGACTCCGACAATGACTCCAATAAGTTTAAAGACCAGAAGGATATATCACCCTATGCATTAGAGCATATACTGCCATTAGTCAATGAAGGCATTGTTATGGGAGATGGTGAGCATCTTGATCCACTAAAAGCATTAACACGAGCAGAAACAGCAAGTATTATTTATAAAGTCTATCGTATGTTGAATGACTGATATAAAAACAAAAAATTTGCAATAAATGAAGCAAATTTTTTCATTGTTAAAGATAGAAGTCTTCGATATACTAAACTAGTAATTTGGTGTTGCAACACTTAGTATTTTAATCAGTAGATTAGGGGGAATTTTTTAATGGGTAGTAAGTTTAAGAAAACAGTGGCTCTTTTATTAGTATTGAGCATGAATATAGCTCTCTTTGCTGGATGTACAGGTGAAGAGGTGAAAACTAATGAGCAAGAACAAGTGCAGCAAGATAGGCAAAAAGAAGGAACACAAGATGACGATCAAAAAGATGTGACTCTAAACGTGATGCATTGGAGAGTTGAGGATGCTGAGGTATTTGATCGGTTAAATGAACAATTTAATCAAGAATATCCTAATGTAAAAATTGAAATGGACCCTGTCCCAACTAAAAACTACGCAAATGCAGTTACAGTAAGACTAGCATCAGGTGAAGCAGATATTGTTGGTGTTGATCCACTTGGTCAGTTAATTAATAAGATACCAGCAATCCTTAAAGGAAATGCCTTATATGATTTAACTGGTCAAGAGTTTTTAGATAACTATAACCCATCTATCTGGGGGGATAATGCTGTCTATGAAGGTAAAGTACTTGCGGTACCTACATCGTTGAATACAGTAGTTGTATTCTATAACAAGGATCTCTTTAAGGAGTTAAATTTAGAGATTCCAAAGACTTATGCTGAGTTCATTGAAGCATGCGAAGTAATTAAAGCAGAAGGAATTGACCCTATAGGCTTTGGTGGAAAAGACGGATGGCCAGTCAATGTTGATATGATCGGTGTAGAAGGTGCCATCGTTAGAAGTGAGAATCCAGACTTCTATAAGCAATTAGCAACTGGAGAAACGAAATTCACTGATCCACTGTTTGTTGAGGTATTATCTAAGCTGAAAGAGATCTCCAAGTACTTTGAAGAGGATTCAATGGGAGTTGCCTATGATGATGTACCTGTATTATTCTCGCAAAAGAAAGTGGCTATGATTCTTGATGGATCATGGAGTGCAGCAAACATTCAAATGTTAGGAACAGATTTTGAAGTAGGTGTATTCTTATTCCCAGGATCTGATAATGTTGATCCAGCTAACTATGTACCTGTCAAATACGGTCTATGTTGGGCTATTAGTAATGAATCTGAAAATAAAGAAGCGGCATTAAAATATCTTGAATTCTTATCACGACCAGATGTTTATGCAGATTATATAACATCTGTTAATCAAATGCCAACTCAAGACGGTATCACTTTTACAGATCCATTATTAACAGAAGTTGCAGGATTACTTGGAAATAATATAGAATTTGTAGACCAAGTTTATCCTCCAGGAAGTAATATTGATCCATGGCAATCTCTACAAGCTATGATCATTGGTGCTAAAACACCAGAAGAAGTAGCTAAAGAAATGCAAGATAAAGTTGATAGTATGCAATAATTCTTTAAGCAGTAATTGGCACAGAGCTATTCTGTGCCAATACACTTTTGTTTCCTAACCGCACAAACTTTTTAAAGAAGACGCAACGGAGCTACTTTTGTTTGTTGGAAATAATCATGAAATAGCCATTAATTCTTAAGAGGAGGGAGGTATAAAAGTGATTCGTACAACTCAGAAAAATAATTGGAGTCCTCACATTGGTATTTTACCAGGTGTCGCATTATTCATAATATTCGTAATCATACCTACATTTTATAATTTCTATTTTGCTTTGACAGATTACAACGGATTTCCGAATTCTGAAGTCAACGTCATAGGCTTTAAGAATTTTATTGATGCTTTTACGATTAATAAAGACATAACCATGAATGCATTAAAAAATTCGCTAATATATGCAACTTTGATTACATCTATACAAAATATAGTAGCAGTTGTCATTGCTATTATGTTAACTTTTAAAATTAAAAATAGTAACTTTTTTAGGGGACTATATTTCTTTCCAAATGTGCTAGGTGCATTTATCATCGCAAGTATATGGAGTTTACTTATGAATCCTAATTTTGGACCAGTGAGTAAGTTATTTGAATTAGTAGGCATGAAGGTAAATCTCTTAGGCAATCCTAACCTATCGATTTACGCAGTTATCTTTGTTCAGGTTTGGGCTTCCATGGGGTATGCAATGATCATCTATTACACGAATGTAAAGTCTATTCCCAGTGACAGCTTAGAAGCGTCAGATATAGATGGTGCCAATACTTTGCAAAAAATTAAGCATATCATTTTGCCTTTACTAATGCCATCCTTTACGATCAATATTCTTTTATCGTTAATTGGATCTTTAAAATTATTCGAGTTGATTTTTATTATGACAACAGGAGGACCTGCACGTAGCAGTGAGAACTTACCCGTATTAATTTTCAATGAGGCTTTCTCATTTGGAAAACACGGTTATGCTGCAGCATTGAATGTTATACAGTTCTTCATGATTTTAGGTATATCAGTTGTTATTATGCTGCTATTGAGAAGAAGAGAAGTCGAATACTAAACCAATTAAAGGAGGTGTTTATATGGAAATAAATAATAAGTTAGCTAAGGTAATTATATGGTTCTTTTTTTGCATATTAGCATTCATCATTTTGTATCCCATTTATGGAATAGTAACCGTAGCCCTAAAATCAACGAGTGATTATTATACTGATCCCTTAGGTATTCCAACAGTGCTGTATCTTGAAAACTTTAAAGAAGCATTCCAGAGATCAAACATGCTGGTTAACTTTTTTAATAGTATTGTTTATACATTTGTTTCTTGTGGATTAGGAGCTATCTTATCACTATTTATTGCTTATCCTCTAGCTCGTAAGCGAGTAAAGTATCATAACGCACTATATGGTTTATTCACTGCTAGCTTAATTATGCCCCCATCATTAGTGCCCTTATATAAGATTATGCAGACTCTTAATCTTACCAACACCTATCAAGGGATGATCATGTTTTATATGGGAACTGGTATAGCTTTTTCTGTATTTGTGCTGACAGGTTTTGTGAAACTAATACCCAAGGAATTGGATGAAGCTGCAGAAATAGATGGATGTGGTTATTTTAGATATATACTAAAAATTGTTTTTCCACTATCCAAATCCTCCATAGCAACAGTGATTATGTTGAATGCTCTTAATGTGTGGAATGATTTTGTTTATCCCTATCTATTCATAACAAAGAAAAACATGCGTACTCTTGCCACAGGCTTATACATGTTTTTAGGAGAATATTCTAATGAATTAACGGTTTTTGCAGCAGCTGTGGTTATTATGGCTATACCAATAACAATATTCTATGTAACCATGCAAAAACAAATTACTGAGAGTTTAGCTAAGGGAGCAGTTAAAGGGTAGCTTAGCATATAAGTAAAGATGAGGAGTGAAAAAAATGAAACTAAAAAAATATGAAAATAATCCAATTATAGCACCAATTGAAGATAATGCTTGGGAAAGTCTAGTGGCTTGTAATCCAGGAGCATGGTATGAGGATGGTAAGTTCTATCTTTTATATAGAGCTGCTGGAGATGATGAAGAGCATTATATCTATTTAGGATTAGCTGAAAGTAAAGATGGTTTTAATTTCAAGCGTGTATCGGATCAACCAGTCTTATCACCAAGTAAAGATGGAGCAGATGCAGGATGTGTAGAAGATCCAAGAATCATAAAATTGGATGATACGTATTATGTTACATATGCTTATCGACCATTTCCACCAGGACGCTATTGGGAATTTGCACCTGATGAAGTGCGCACCTTTGATGTACCTGACAGTTCACCGCTATGTTTAAAAAAGAATATCGCGAACACTGGATTAGCTATATCAAAAGATCTAAAGAGCTTTACCAAGCTAGGAAGAATTACTCGTACAGATTTAGATGATCGAGATGTAATTCTATTTCCTGAAAAAGTTAATGGCAAATATGTTAGACTTAATCGTCCTAAAGAATGGATAGGTGAAGCATACGGTTGTGAACATCCTGCTATATGGATAAGTTTCTCAGAAGATATGATGGAATGGAATGAATGTCAGTTACTTATCAAAGGGGAGCATGATTGGGAGAAAAAAATTGGTGGAAGTACACCACCATTAAAGACAGATCAAGGTTGGTTAACATTATATCATGGTGTAGATGATGAAGGAATCTATCGTGTTGGCGTTATGCTCCTAGACTTAGATGATCCAACAAAAGTTATTGCTCGTGCTTCTGATTTCATCATGGAACCTGAATTTGAGTATGAAACTAAAGGGTTTTATAACGGCTGTGTATTCCCGACAGGTAATGTAATTGTTAATGATACATTATACGTTTATTACGGTGGTGCAGATAAATATTGTTGTGTTGCCACATGTAGCGTTTCAGAATTACTTGACTATGTTCAAAAGTTTAAATAACCTAAAGGCTTTGGCTATATTGTCAAAGCCTTTTCACTATAAAGGATATTGAAACAGCAAGTGGAGAAAGGAGCTACTAGTGTGATAAAACTAAGAGAAGAAGTAGCAAAAGAATTAAGTAAACACATTATGCCTTTCTGGATAAATCTAAAAGATGAAGAAAATGGTGGATTCTATGGCAATGTAGACTATGATTTGAAGGTGGATAAAAAAGGAGTAAAGGGTGGTATAGCTAGCTCCAGATTACTATGGTCTTTCTCGGCAGCATATAGAGTTACAAAAGAAGAAAAGAATTTGGTATGTGCTCATCATGCCTATGATTTTTTAGTTAACAATGTTTATGATACAGTACAAGAAGGTCTATTTTGGTTGTTAGATCATGAAGGCAATCCTATAGATACGAGGAAACATATTTATGCTCAGGCTTTTGGTATTTACGCTTTAAGTGAATATTACAGAGTAAGCCAACGGACTGAAGCATTGAAGTTAGCAAAAAAACTATACAGTATTATTGAGACTAGAGGTTATGATAAAGAAAAAAATGCTTATTTAGAAGAGTTTAATCGTCAGTGGATCAAACAAGATAATGAGATGTTGAGTGAGAATGGCATTATCGCTGACATAACAACCAATACACATCTACATGTGCTCGAAGCGTACACAAACCTTTATCGTGTATGGCCCAATAATGAACTTAAGAAAAAGTTAATGAACATCATTGATATATTTTATAATAAAATTTTTGATAATAAAACTAAATTCTTAAAGGTTTTTTTTGATAACAGTTGGAATGAATTAATTGATTTAAAATCATATGGTCACGATATTGAAGCAAGTTGGTTACTAGATGATGCCATTAAACTACTTCGGTTAAAGAATGATAAATATGATCAAATGGTTGTTGATATAGCCTATAATATAGCCAATTATGCTATTCAAAATGATGGCTCCATCATTAATGAAAAAGAAAATAATATAGAAGATTATTCAAGGATTTGGTGGGGACAGGCTGAAGCTATAGTTGGATTTTTAAATGCTTATGAACGTACTGAGGATGAAAGATTCTCTATAATCATTCATAATTTATGGGCTTATATTCAACAAAATTTAATTGATGTTAGAGAGGGTGGAGAGTGGTTCTGGTCTATTGAAGATGATGGTCAACCATCCATTAGAGCAATCGCTGAGCCATGGAAAACTCCCTATCATAATGCAAGATTTTGTTTAGAAATATTAGAAAGGGTGAAATAAAATGATTCATCAAAAATACTATGAATTACTAGAAAACCAAGAAGAATTTATAACCAAGAAAAATTTAATAAAAGATGAGTTCTATAATGGTGTTTATAACCGTTTTAAAAATCCTGTTATTACACGCAATCATATTCCTGTTCATTGGAGATATGATTTATGTGAAGAAACTAATCCATTTTTTATAGAAAGATTAGGCATCAATGCAGCATTTAACCCAGGTGCCATTTATTTAGACGGTAAGTATTATCTAGTGGTAAGAGTAGAAGGGGTAGATAGAAAATCATTTTTTGCCATTGCTGAAAGTAAAAATGGAATGGATAATTTTCGTTTTTGGGATTATCCTATTACATGGGAAAATAGTGATGAAGATGAGACCAATATCTACGATATGCGTTTAATCAAGCATGAGGATGGTTTTATATACGGTATTTATTGTTCTGAGAGTAAAGACCCAGATGTACCTGCACATGATACTTCTAGTGCAATTGCGCAAGCTGGTTTAGTGAGAACAAAAGATTTAAAACAATGGGAGAGGTTACCTCATATAGTTACACCTTCGCCTCAGCAACGTAATGTGGTTCTTCATCCAGAATTTGTAGAGGGTAAGTATGCATTCTATACCCGTCCACAAGATGGCTTCATTTCTACTGGAGCTGGAGGAGGGATTGCATTTGGGCTATGTGATGATATTATGAATCCTCATATAACAGAGGAGATATTAATGGACGAAAGAAAATATCATACTGTTTATGAAGTCAAAAATGGTCAAGGTCCAGCCCCTATTAAAACAGAAAAAGGATGGATTCATATTGCACACGGCGTAAGAAATACTGCTGATGGACTGCGCTATGTCTTATATACCTTTGCAACAAGCTTAGAGAATCCTGCTAAAATCATTGCAAAGCCAGGAGGATATTTCATAGCACCCTATGGTGAGGAACGTGTTGGAGATGTATCCAATGTAGTATTTTGCAATGGTATTGTTGTTAATGAAGAAGAGGAAGTGTTTATTTACTATGCTTCCAGTGATACACGGGTTCATGTAGCTACCTCAACGGTGGAAAAATTAATTGATTATACATTTAACACCCCAGAAGATCCAGGTCAATCAATGGATTGCGTCAAACAGCGTATGGAATTAATAAAAAATAATAATCAGTTACTGGCACAGTAATGTCAAAGAAGAGGTAGCATTAAATAATGCTACCTCTTCTGTTAGTATAGCATCATTAATTCAGATCCTTCTTGACATAAGAAAAACCTATGATATAATGAAATTAAACTGACCAGTCAGTATAAAAAGTTAAAGGAGAGTTCTAAGATGAGTAAAAATAAAATTATTGATGCCGCTGAAAGAGTTTTCTCTCAAAAAGGTTATTATCAAACAACTATGCAAGATATTGCAGATGAAGCTAAGGTGGCTAAGGGGACATTATATTATCACTTTAAAAGTAAAGATGAACTCTTTATCGAGTTGTTAGAGAGTGGAACAGGT
Coding sequences within it:
- a CDS encoding fibronectin type III domain-containing protein; translated protein: MNKKFLSYLLAMVLTFSSLVMPVYAEELDKDADAIIYVDANTVLESDYRGVGVQWDPSDPTIRDYTAEEWQMITERLDFMKPPIVRSIFQARWYARPSTTTSSSIEYYWENEDAEGNNSTWLGEDGQVSNEMKRMYAILDYCQANDIEVIFGEWAKSDQYPLEMTSTTDPKWAEMIVECLDYLINVKGYTCIKYYNFINEPNWDWGISDDEGSDKWSIWAIGVTQLHNKMLERGLGDQVKIIGPDTTGGDNWIDLVAQNLGHIVDTYDVHKYASFNDVLSGGIEEAVAAKKEDYQTKDPYGGENKQYIMGEAGLTDGKTENDQQPNVREFIYGVHMSDYTIQTMRGGQAGIIMWDLDDSMHRKDAYDENSPLKVWGFWNSLSEYNEQDLRPWFYPISLMANYFPRGSEILYTTKSGDSYVRATAAKIADGNGKYDLSFAVVNNQDESRKINLMVPAAEEVVTFNVYQYYDGDMKTNAEGYPVVSETVTNVDLANGYEITMPSRGTVILTTLEGGSSISLDPTAEIPDIPDEASMKDYRYSISDDLADWSKVESHSDGWAFDNGNVQYFEGDSTRIKRTWDAEQDVVYKLEDINDFTARVYYDPGVIAFDNTVKFYSSPDGMTWSELAITMDTPLNTGDGWHRVNFKPAAGVPEGTGYLKILFLPDGDSGNDSNSWTPQLAYVNITREVLKDDIENYDKMYDHGSFMFDDSNAHYFHGDTTRIKRAEDSDQSVIYRMKDMGDFKIRVYYENYIDGKVKFEVSSDGESWTDLKTQHGEEEFAAEIWYGTTFTPDESLPIDTNYLKITFLTDGNPWQPQLTDVMIIPARMINDQLYDTSQLYAYSDGWQVDQENTHLFDDDEARLKRGWDGSEEVIYNLANLSSFKARVYFDPDVVGIDDTVKIYTSSDAVTWSELGVDHDEPTSTSDNWYKTNYTPAESIPEGSNFLKIEFYGDGSKEGNAWSPQLGEVKVISGETEDHTPPTIPTNLNATYGATHVDLTWDPSTDNIELKEYRIYDGDEQVATSTEPSIKIENLKPESEHAYTVKAVDASGNISDASEIVRVTMRNLVSIDEVEFMDYKGNIVDSLEHLEFVRAEIKITNNNFYDTSATTILALYNTKNQLERISFIEKELKVGETLSMNAGFDLPQNTKGYKVKAFVWDSLMNMEPLSYTYEITNN
- a CDS encoding S-layer homology domain-containing protein yields the protein MNTFKRYINKILILVLTCSILIAYSTEIQASTGSGTLSDTNIKYFGRWDYSDGQVFRNYWGGAYFKVNFTGTTVQIQLASEVDLYINIDGNASYIDDANGTVNLTPEPLSSGEHTLMVASRYHDDLFEFKGLILDANATTIASDVSSTIIEFAGDSITAGYKLSQQAISDYAWLTAEQLGYEHTQIAFSGINLEDDWSASYVESKIGLSKQFFKLENAYYQDARDWDFNLYQPKMVVVNIGTNDHFMNVPESTFESTYITFLENIRRQYGKAEILVLRPFGGYMEDSTLKAVNARLSSGDLKVHYIDTTGWLDSSDFPADDYVHPTDNAHIKIANQLAPVIESFLLKEPGEEESNILSTNTKVLSNGQVLISGRLATGVGQMVTVKVLNPNDGIEYLDQTLTNEGGSFEFAYQNPAMNNGAIYTVEISAYGESKPITTTFQFQRGSSSIGDDDDDENEKKDKQKISSGQSEMTLPHPTFDASKGVAKVDVSTEIIKDAFDAAEADKYGIKKIKLEIPKVSEAETYLVELPGDELISGTSFEVLQLKTNIGTVTVPTNMMEGIIKHADSITIAIDQSGKDNISPQVMSKIGDRPIVNIDVEVDGNKVSWQNEKAPIEIAIPYIPTETELINPEHILIYYITEDGNEVPIRSGKYDDASGTVTFKTNHLSKFAVAYVMKTFNDVSDYPWVKREIEVLASRGIINGTSEVTFAPSENIKRADFICLLVSALELDADVNDNFSDVKQSDYYYRAVGIAKKLGITSGIGDNKFNPEASIMRQDMMVLTSRALKVAGITLDNDSDNDSNKFKDQKDISPYALEHILPLVNEGIVMGDGEHLDPLKALTRAETASIIYKVYRMLND
- a CDS encoding ABC transporter substrate-binding protein, with translation MGSKFKKTVALLLVLSMNIALFAGCTGEEVKTNEQEQVQQDRQKEGTQDDDQKDVTLNVMHWRVEDAEVFDRLNEQFNQEYPNVKIEMDPVPTKNYANAVTVRLASGEADIVGVDPLGQLINKIPAILKGNALYDLTGQEFLDNYNPSIWGDNAVYEGKVLAVPTSLNTVVVFYNKDLFKELNLEIPKTYAEFIEACEVIKAEGIDPIGFGGKDGWPVNVDMIGVEGAIVRSENPDFYKQLATGETKFTDPLFVEVLSKLKEISKYFEEDSMGVAYDDVPVLFSQKKVAMILDGSWSAANIQMLGTDFEVGVFLFPGSDNVDPANYVPVKYGLCWAISNESENKEAALKYLEFLSRPDVYADYITSVNQMPTQDGITFTDPLLTEVAGLLGNNIEFVDQVYPPGSNIDPWQSLQAMIIGAKTPEEVAKEMQDKVDSMQ